A single genomic interval of Sagittula sp. P11 harbors:
- a CDS encoding PaaI family thioesterase encodes MSAQDGRPDIPAPFNALLGVRFVSWSDGKAELRLAIGRDHLNGAFSVHGGVYATMLDNAVTFCAAYAGDGRPGHRCLTLSLTTSFVAPATEGDTLTARARIVGGGRKLVFVQGEIFNQDGHHLAHGDAVIKRLAPPS; translated from the coding sequence ATGAGCGCACAAGACGGCAGACCGGACATCCCCGCCCCGTTCAACGCATTGCTCGGCGTGCGCTTCGTCTCGTGGTCCGATGGCAAAGCCGAGCTGCGGTTGGCCATCGGACGCGATCACCTGAACGGCGCTTTTTCGGTGCATGGCGGTGTCTACGCGACCATGCTGGACAACGCGGTCACCTTTTGCGCGGCCTACGCGGGGGATGGCCGCCCAGGTCATCGCTGCCTTACGCTTTCGCTTACCACCAGTTTCGTCGCCCCGGCGACCGAAGGAGACACGCTGACGGCCCGCGCGCGCATTGTCGGGGGCGGACGCAAACTGGTTTTTGTACAGGGCGAGATCTTCAATCAGGACGGGCACCATCTGGCCCATGGCGATGCCGTGATCAAGCGGCTCGCACCACCGTCGTGA
- a CDS encoding SDR family NAD(P)-dependent oxidoreductase, which translates to MINPMALDNQVVIVTGAGQGIGRGVAALSAELGAKVVVNDLNEDGVKETAEQIGGNARAIVGNVADPDFPGKLVKFAFDEFGDINGLVNNAGIVRAAMIHKMDRATWQQVIDVNLTGVFACLQAVGTYYKDRVEKDPESAARRAIVNISSDAGRRGTIGQINYGAAKSGVLGLTMSAAREWGRYRINVNSVCFGMVETPMTETIRSEKFADRYMAQIPMGRMSTPEEVAQPVCFLLSNAASYITGQHLSVNGGFHIGF; encoded by the coding sequence ATGATCAACCCGATGGCATTGGACAATCAAGTGGTTATCGTCACAGGCGCCGGACAGGGTATCGGCCGCGGTGTGGCGGCGCTGTCGGCAGAGCTGGGCGCCAAGGTCGTGGTGAACGATCTGAACGAGGACGGCGTCAAGGAAACCGCCGAACAGATCGGTGGCAATGCCCGCGCCATCGTGGGGAATGTGGCCGACCCGGACTTTCCCGGGAAGCTCGTGAAATTCGCCTTCGACGAATTCGGCGACATCAACGGGCTTGTGAACAACGCCGGGATCGTGCGCGCCGCGATGATCCACAAGATGGACCGGGCCACCTGGCAACAGGTCATCGACGTGAACCTCACCGGTGTCTTCGCCTGCCTTCAGGCCGTGGGGACCTATTACAAGGACCGGGTCGAAAAAGACCCCGAAAGCGCCGCGCGCCGTGCCATCGTGAATATCTCATCCGATGCCGGGCGTCGCGGCACCATCGGTCAGATCAATTATGGCGCGGCAAAATCCGGGGTTCTGGGCCTGACAATGAGCGCCGCGCGTGAATGGGGCCGTTACCGCATCAACGTCAATTCAGTCTGTTTCGGAATGGTCGAGACACCAATGACTGAGACCATCCGCTCTGAAAAATTCGCCGACAGGTATATGGCGCAGATTCCGATGGGACGGATGAGCACCCCTGAAGAAGTCGCGCAGCCCGTCTGTTTCCTGTTGTCCAACGCGGCATCCTATATCACCGGCCAGCACCTGAGCGTGAACGGTGGCTTCCACATCGGGTTCTGA
- a CDS encoding Zn-ribbon domain-containing OB-fold protein yields the protein MAGIGQGPGPDAVFAAKLAEGVFEIQKCGGCGTHVFHPRVICPACGSADLGWFAPTGRGTVYARTVVRRKPERGGDYNVVLVDLEEGVRMMSRIDGIAHDQIVAGLKVTASIGEGAEGDPAVVFRPEGEAN from the coding sequence ATGGCCGGCATTGGACAAGGCCCAGGGCCGGACGCCGTCTTCGCCGCGAAGCTGGCCGAGGGCGTCTTCGAGATTCAGAAATGTGGCGGCTGCGGCACCCATGTATTCCATCCGCGCGTGATCTGTCCGGCCTGCGGCAGCGCGGATCTGGGATGGTTCGCGCCAACCGGGAGGGGCACCGTCTATGCGCGAACGGTCGTGCGCCGAAAACCGGAACGAGGCGGCGATTACAACGTGGTTCTGGTGGACCTGGAGGAAGGGGTACGAATGATGTCGCGCATCGACGGTATCGCGCATGACCAGATTGTCGCCGGGCTGAAAGTAACCGCGTCGATCGGCGAAGGCGCCGAAGGTGACCCCGCCGTGGTTTTCCGGCCAGAAGGAGAAGCAAATTGA
- a CDS encoding thiolase: MSLRGKAAIVGAALAGCGEAHGKSSMEITIEGVHGALADAGIALGEVDAVATCQPLDMLSGLTLAQELGLNPRFTMNNRMGGSSFLSHTLWAAMLLELRLADTVLICYGSNQRTASGKLMTALGLPTYEAPYRPLFPLSSYALATDRHMTQFGTTREQLADVAVAARAWAQKNPDAFMRDPLTREDVIASRPVSDPLRVRDCCLVTDGGGAIVMRRAETAKDHPRPPVYLLGGGEGTTHRDISEMADLTVTGAAQSGRTAMDMAGVKPADIDVVQLYDAFTINVILFLEDLGFCKKGEGGAFVANGGIAPGGHLPVNTNGGGLSCVHPGMYGIFTLVEAVRQLRGDAGDRQIGSAELALAHGNGGVLSSQVTNILGTEATL; encoded by the coding sequence TTGAGTTTACGGGGAAAAGCCGCCATCGTCGGTGCAGCGCTGGCAGGCTGCGGCGAGGCCCATGGCAAAAGCTCGATGGAGATCACAATCGAGGGGGTGCACGGCGCGCTTGCCGATGCGGGGATCGCACTTGGCGAGGTCGATGCCGTTGCCACCTGCCAGCCGCTGGATATGCTGTCGGGTCTTACACTGGCGCAGGAATTGGGCTTGAACCCCAGGTTCACGATGAACAACCGCATGGGCGGCTCGTCGTTCCTGTCGCACACGCTCTGGGCCGCGATGCTGCTCGAATTGCGGCTCGCTGATACCGTGTTGATCTGCTACGGATCGAACCAGCGCACCGCCTCGGGCAAGCTGATGACTGCGCTTGGCCTGCCGACCTACGAGGCCCCCTACCGACCGTTGTTCCCGCTGTCGTCCTATGCGCTGGCCACAGACCGTCACATGACGCAATTCGGCACAACGCGCGAACAGCTGGCCGACGTGGCGGTGGCGGCCCGGGCCTGGGCCCAAAAGAACCCCGACGCTTTCATGCGCGATCCTCTGACGCGCGAGGATGTCATCGCCTCGCGGCCGGTTTCCGACCCTCTGCGGGTGCGCGACTGCTGCCTTGTGACCGATGGCGGTGGCGCGATTGTGATGCGCCGGGCCGAGACGGCCAAGGATCACCCCAGACCTCCGGTGTATTTGCTGGGCGGCGGCGAGGGCACGACGCACCGCGACATCTCCGAAATGGCGGACCTGACCGTGACCGGCGCTGCGCAATCAGGGCGAACGGCCATGGACATGGCGGGTGTCAAACCCGCGGACATCGACGTGGTCCAGCTCTACGACGCGTTCACCATCAATGTGATCCTTTTTCTAGAAGATCTGGGCTTTTGCAAGAAAGGCGAAGGCGGTGCGTTTGTGGCGAACGGCGGCATCGCGCCTGGCGGCCACCTGCCGGTCAATACCAATGGTGGCGGCCTGTCATGCGTGCATCCCGGGATGTACGGCATCTTCACGCTGGTCGAGGCGGTGCGGCAACTGCGCGGCGATGCTGGCGATCGCCAGATCGGCAGTGCCGAACTGGCCCTGGCCCACGGCAACGGCGGTGTCCTGTCCAGCCAGGTGACGAATATCCTGGGCACCGAAGCCACCCTCTGA
- a CDS encoding C4-dicarboxylate TRAP transporter substrate-binding protein: protein MKLTNAFAALAATTVLAATPALAEKRVTISNWTSPNHATSRGHAAFAEMTESEFPDAFDFKLFAGGALLGPKPTLSGLRDGVADVGLLALTYFRSEMPYAQLVADLALLGEDHYAMAGATSEFVMLHCQPCKDEFAKNGMVALSGISTAPYVLLTTKPIVEISDMQGVKLRTGGSVWDRWATRLGAEPVNVPSSEMYDTMSHGVVTAAVQPVGALKGHSLIEVAKHLTELPLGTYHSGSIFAAGPKFWISLSPEQREQFVKNIPEAVAQTEVYYETDDLDVLKEAGGLGLQVHQPSPEFLQDLIDFRTADLEEIARISREERGIEDPEPLIATYRELIEKWHGLVEPLQPIRDNHQPYADLLRQEIYSKIDFATYPN, encoded by the coding sequence ATGAAACTGACCAATGCGTTTGCCGCGCTGGCGGCGACGACCGTTCTAGCGGCGACACCGGCCCTGGCCGAAAAGCGGGTGACTATATCCAACTGGACGTCACCCAATCACGCGACATCGCGTGGCCATGCCGCCTTTGCCGAAATGACCGAATCTGAATTTCCGGATGCCTTCGACTTCAAGCTGTTTGCCGGCGGCGCCTTGCTTGGCCCCAAGCCAACACTGTCCGGCCTGCGCGACGGCGTCGCCGATGTAGGTCTGCTGGCGTTGACCTATTTCAGGTCGGAAATGCCCTATGCGCAGCTCGTCGCCGATCTCGCTCTTTTGGGCGAGGACCACTATGCCATGGCCGGCGCGACCAGCGAATTCGTGATGCTGCACTGCCAGCCGTGCAAGGACGAGTTCGCAAAGAACGGCATGGTGGCGCTGAGCGGGATCAGCACTGCGCCTTATGTATTGCTGACCACCAAGCCGATCGTCGAAATCAGCGATATGCAAGGGGTCAAGCTGCGCACGGGCGGGTCGGTCTGGGACCGCTGGGCGACACGCCTTGGGGCAGAGCCGGTAAACGTGCCGTCGAGCGAGATGTACGACACGATGAGCCACGGTGTCGTCACCGCTGCGGTGCAGCCGGTCGGTGCGCTCAAGGGGCACAGTCTGATCGAGGTTGCCAAGCACCTGACGGAGTTGCCGTTGGGCACCTATCATTCCGGTTCGATCTTTGCCGCCGGCCCGAAATTCTGGATCTCACTTTCGCCGGAGCAACGCGAGCAATTCGTCAAGAACATACCCGAGGCCGTGGCGCAGACCGAGGTGTACTACGAAACCGACGATCTCGACGTGCTGAAAGAGGCGGGTGGGCTTGGCCTGCAGGTACACCAGCCGTCGCCTGAGTTTCTTCAGGATCTCATTGATTTCCGCACCGCCGATCTTGAAGAGATCGCCCGCATCTCGCGCGAGGAACGCGGCATCGAAGATCCGGAACCGCTGATCGCAACCTATCGCGAGCTGATCGAGAAATGGCACGGTCTGGTTGAGCCGCTGCAACCGATCCGGGACAATCATCAGCCTTATGCAGACCTTCTGCGTCAGGAGATTTATTCCAAGATCGACTTCGCAACCTACCCGAACTGA